The genomic interval GCGCTTCTCCACCTGATAATTTCCAGATAAGCCAAGTATCAATCGTCCCAAATAATAAATCTCCATTGTCAGCTTTTTGTCTAGCACCCTCAACATTATCTAGTATCCACTTAACCTTTGTACCTGCAAAATAGGCATCAATTAACAGTCCTGTTTTATCACGGAAAAGTTGATTATAGCCCTGCGCTTTCAATTCCTCGCAAATTCCATTCGTTTGTCTTGACTGCCATACTATCGCATGATAAACAGGAACACCAGTATTCTTATCCCATACTACTGCCGTTTCCCTCTGATTAGTAATACCGATTCCTTCGATTTGTTCTGGCTTAATATCTGATTCGGATAAAACGGTTGCAATAACCGCTAATATCGAACCCCATATTTCATTCGCATTATGCTCGACCCAACCTGGCTTTGGAAAGATTTGCGTAAACTCTTTTTGTGCAACATGCACAATTTCCCCTTTTTTATTAAAAATAATCGCTCTTGAACTTGTTGTTCCTTGATCTAATGACAAAATAAATTTCTCCATGTTTATTCCTCCCCTTATACCAATAGTTACGCTGCCTTTTGATTCATACTCTTACTTTCCTCTTTTGTCATAAAAAATGCAAGCAATAATACTATTGCGTTTATCGCTAATACTACCCAGAAACTAGATAGGATAACGCCTTTAAAAAGATATGTATATACAATTGCAGCTAGTGAACCACCTAGAATTGGACCAACAACTGGTATCCACGCATATCTAAAATTCGATGTCCCTTTTCCTGCAATCGGCAACACAAAATGGGCAATTCTTGGTCCAAGGTCTCGTGCTGGGTTGATTGCATATCCTGTTGTGCCACCTAAAGACATACCAATTACTACAATTAATAAACCTACAGCAATCGGGTTAAGACCTTCAGTAAAACTATTTGCGCCGATAAATAACAATCCTAGAACTAACATAAAAGTTCCAATTAATTCACTTAATAAATTGGAAAAAGTGTGTGGTATCGCAGGACCAGTTGAAAACACTGCTAATTTTGCTCCTGGATCCTTTGTTGCACCCCAATGCGGAAGATAGTGCAGATAAACAATACATGCCCCTAAAAAAGCACCAAACATTTGCGCTAAAATATAGGGTCCTACTTGATTCCATGCAAAATCGCCTGTTATTGCAAGGGCAATCGTAACGGCTGGATTTAGGTGAGCACCACTGATACTTCCAACAGCAAACACACCCATTGTCACAGCTAATCCCCATGCTAAAGTAACAACAATCCAACCACCGCCATTTGAGAACGCCTTCTTTAAATTCCCACCTGCTACGACCCCGCCGCCAAATACAATTAGAATCATTGTTCCAATAACTTCTCCCATAAAAGCAGACATTCTAATCCCCCTTATCATTTTTCACTCCGTTTTTTTAGTTTTACATGTAATCAAAAACAACTACCATTTTATACTAATTTAGAATTGTTTTAAATCACATTTCACTTAAAGTAGAGAGTGATATTGGTTAATAAATGCGCAAAAAAAGGAGAGCACGACAGATAACAGCCAATAATAAATTATGGCTCCCTGCGTGCATCTCCTTTTCTCCTACACAATAAATTAACTTGTAAATTCATTGTAAACGCTTACCATCGAACTGTCAATTATTTTTTTACCATTTATACTATAGAAACAGTATTTATTTATTCCCCTTTGACTTTATCTCTTCCCATAACTCTTTTTTTGAAGTAGTAATACTTGTCGCACCAGCTTCGATTGCTTTTCTAACATCTTCCTTTGTTCGAATCAATCCCCCAGCAAGTATTGGTACATTTATACGTTTTTTAATTTCCGTTATCATCCAAGGCATCATCCCAGGCAGAACTTCAATATAATCCGGATTCGTTCTTTGGACGAGTTTAAGACTTTTCGCTATTGCATGACTATCGAGCAGGAATACCCTTTGAATAGCAACCACATTTTTCTGCTTTGCTTTTAAAATTACCGATGATTTTGTAGAAATAACCCCATAAGGCTTAAATTCCTGACATATAAATTCTGTCCCGAAATCATCACTTTTCAAACCTTGAATTAAATCTACATGATAAATCATTTTCTTATTTGCTTTTTTAGCAAGAAGGCTAATATGCTTTAATTGTGAAATGTGCACCTCCAAAAATACACCAATTTCATAATCACTTTTTAAGAAAGCTTCAAATTCCTTCATATTTGATGATGCAGGTATAATATGCTGATTCATTTTTCTTCCCCCATAATTGACTTTTTCCCTTTATTCAAAACTTAGTAAGCCTGTCTCTCTATATTTACACTATCCCTCTAGAAAAAACATTTATCGCTTTGTTCTAAATTCATATAAACGAAAAGCTAAAATACAAATTGCTGAATAAGCAATCCCTATCGAATATCCGCCTACTACATCCGTCGGATAATGGACGCCTAAATATATTCTACTAACACCAATGAGAACGATAAAAAGACAAGCAATAATATATGCTATAATTTTGCTCCCAGTCGATTTCACTATATGTATACATAGATAGGCACATGAGCCAAAAAATATAAGGGAGCCCATCGAGTGTCCACTTGGGAAACTATAGCCTTTCTCTATTATAACAGGCAAAATATCTGGACGCTCTCTTTTAAAAAACCATTTAAGCAGTTTATTTAAGAGTGCACCTAAACCATTTGCGGTAATAAAAAAGATTGCTAAAGCATATTTTTTCCTCCATAACAAAAGAATCGTAATTATTAATATCGCAGTTGTTATAAAAGATACGGACCCTAAAAAAGTCACTCGTTCTACCCATATTGTTAAATCCTCTGAAATATATGACTGAATAAAATCGATAATTGTATTGTCAAATGATAGGATATCCGAACTACTAACTAGCTTTGCGATCACATAAAAAATGCTACTAAAAACAAGGATAATAGCAATCATCATCATTATATATTTTAAAGTTATTTTTCTTTCCATATAAACTCCTCGCTATTTCTTAGGTGAAAGCTTGGTTAATCCAAGCTTTCCCCTTTCACTTTTCAAGCTTCTTTAGCCACTTTCTTTCTTGTTGTCTTCTTCTTCTTTTCTTCGATTTTTTGGGGCTTTGTATTATCAATCGAAGCTTGGAGTGCAGCCATTAAATCCATGACATTCGATTTTTGTTGCTTATCTGTACCTGTAACTACTTCTTCACCGGCTTTTTTCGCTTCAATTAATTCAAGAAGAGCTGTTCTATATTCATCCGTGTATTTATCTGGTGTAAATTCTGTTGTTAATTGATCGATTAATAAAATGGCTGTTTCTAATTCTTTTTTCTCTATTTGATTAACGGCCGGTACATTTGGAACATCTTCCACCTTGCGCACTTCATCTGGAAAGTGAATAGTCTCCATCACGAGTGTATTTTCATAAACGCGAATAATCGCTAACTGCTCCTTCGAACGAATAATGATTTTTGCTATACCAACTTTACCTGTTTCAAGTAAAGCTTGTCTTAATAATGCGTATGCCTTATTCCCACCCTCACCTGAAGACATATAATAACACTTTTCAAAATAAATGGGATCAATTTCTTCCATTTTCACAAAATCAATAATCTCTACTGATTTATCCTCATTTTCTTTGCGAAGTTTTTCCAAATCTTCTTCATCAAGCACTACATATTTTCCTTTTGCATATTCATATGCCTTCACAATTTCTTCTGGCCCAACTTCTTTTTCACAAGCAGAGCATTTCTTTTCATATTTAATTGGCGCATGACACGCTTTATGAAGCGTTCTTAACTTAATATCTTTATCCTCAATTGCAGAATGTAATTTAATCGGTATACTCACTAGTCCAAAGCTTATATTTCCTTTCCACATTGTATGCATAGTTTATCTCCATTCTCTTTTAGTTCCATCTTTTCGATAATGCATTGAAAAATAAGCAAAATGAATCATCTTTGTACCTATTATTACATTGTGTTTCCCTGTGTTTTTCATACCATTTAATTATTGGTAGTACACATCATTCATACCTAGCAGCATCACAAGGTAATACTATTATTATGGAATGATTATTAGGAGGATAAACTTATGTATACAGCTTCATTTTTTATAAGTAATTATCATAAAAAAACAGAGAGCTTTGGCGTTAGCGTCCGATTAAATAAGGAAATCATAGCTGTTGGCTCCTTTAAAAAAGGGTTAAAAGAAGAGGAAAAAACCGCCCTGTTAGATATCATAAAAGAACATTACAAGGATCAAGACGAAGACTTTTACCATATGGATCCAGGAATTTGTGTTGAACTACATTTTGCCTCATTTAAAAACCAAAAATTAATCAATCCTGTTTTCTCTAAATTTTTATTTAATCAAAATTGGCAAGAATGTACATTAGAACATTTACTTGCATCAGATAGTACTACAGTCACGCATCCTGACAAACCCCTTTTTCCCGATTTGAATATAACGAAACTTGATTATATTTTTTATTTAAAGGAGGTAAGTCCTTATTTCCTACCATTTTTAAAAAATAGGTTATTGACAACCATTCGCTTTCCCCATGGTATGTTTGGGGAATCATTTTATCAAAAACAATGCCCAGATTATGCTCCTACCTTTATTGAAACATATAGAAAGGAGGACATTGAATATATTGTTTGCAATAATATAGAAACTCTTTTATGGTTGGGAAATCAATTAGCATTTGAATTCCATATCCCATTTGAAACAATCTATTCAAATAGCATGCCTTCAGAAATTGTGTTTGACCTTGACCCACCTTCAAGTAACCATTTTCATATGGCAATTGAAGCAGCAAAAGTTCTGCAAAAAATTCTTGATCGATTACAACTACTGTCCTTTTTAAAAATTTCCGGTAATAAAGGCATTCAGGTCTATTTGCCACTTCCTGAAAAAACATTCTCTTACGAGGAAGTGCGGCTTTTCACAGAATTTATTGCGCATTATATGATAGAAGAGAAACCAGAACTCTTCACAATTGAACGATTAAAAAAGAATCGAAAAAACAGATTATACATTGACTATATCCAGCATAGTGAAGGAAAAACGATTATTTCCCCTTATTCTATTCGCGGAAACAAAGGAGGATATGTTGCATGTCCAATCGAATGGAAGGAACTAACAAATAATTTACACCCTAGTCAATTTTCTATGACAGTTGTCCTTCAAAGATTGGAAAAAGGGATAAATCCTTTTTCTACTTATTTTGAAGCAAAAGAAAAACAGCCATTTCGTCAAGTTCTCGATGTATTAACTAAAACGCAAAAATAACAAAGGGAGTTTCCTCGATTAGGTCAACTCCCTATTCCTATTATTCCAGTTTACATTCTTCAATAGGGACAGTAACAAATGATTCTATTACTGGATGTCTTAATGTTCTGCCATCCGTCCATTCTAGAAAGGAAATTTTCACAGTTAGTGCCGGCCTTAACCATACACCATCCTTCACATCAATTGAATGAAAGAATGGATTGTCTTTGATTACGATTTCTTCAATTGCTTTTGTAATTGCTCTCCAGTCCTTTGCAGTTAATTTTCCAGAACCTGCACTTCCTATATATATTAAATTACCTACCTTATCAAAAAGGCCAAGATGAAGGGAATGGACAGTCTTATTTTTCAATGTAACTCCACCTACAACAGCGATAAGATCTTGTTCCTTTTTCCGCTTTCTCCATCTTGCATCCTTTCCGTCTAATACATATGTACTTTCCAGGTCCTTACAGACAATTCCTTCGAGGTGATGCTCCTCGCAAACCTTAAATAAACCATCTGTATCCGAAAAACTTTCTACAAGACGAATTACTTCATTTTCTATAATGCTTTCTTGTAGAATACACTGTCTTTCATGTAGCGGCTTGTCTAATAGCCATTGGTCATCCGCATAAAGTATATCAAAAATCATATATGTTATCGGAACTTCTTCCTGCAATCGATTCACTCTCGCTACATTTCTAACACGATCACGCTTCATTACTTCATAAAAGGAAGGCTTCCCATCTTGAAAAGCAATCACTTCCCCATCTAATATACAATTTTTAAGTCGAATATAAGAGCTTGTTTGAAGGAGCTCTGGATATTGTTGCGTTCTTTCGTTTTTCTTTCTGTTAAATAATAGTGTTTTATCTCCGTCGTAATAGGTGATTATCCTTGTACCATCCCATTTCACCTGGGCAATCCACTGATCACCTTTTGGAATGACATCTGTTAAAATTGGTTCAAATGGCTTTATTGGCTTCATTTATTTTATCCTTTTGCTGTTTTCTGAACGATTGTTGCTTTTTCAATAGGAAATTAAATGGATTAGAAATACGGAACAGCCTGAATACTCGTATACACCAAAGGAATTAGCGAGTGGAGAAGCGCTAGTGATGCCTGTGGAGGATTAAGCATTTCCCCATGGGAAGCGAAGTGTATTTAGGAAGCGGGTCATAGCAACAAATTTTTGAAAACAGCCTATCCTTTTTATTCTTACCATTTACTAATAGATAAATAATATACAGTAATATTCATATTCATTTAGAGTTTTAATTAATCCATTTGAGATGATGAGACCATCATTCAGCTTAATGGATTAAGAAGAGGAAAAAGCTCCTTACAAAATGTCTAAGAATTCTATTTTGAGGTGCTTTTCTTAAAATATGTGCCGATTTGACAGTGGCGAGTGGCGTGGGAATCGTTATTGGTATCTAAAATGGAAAATCCTTATTTATATAAAGCCTCACCACATACTTTTAATACGGTTCACCGTCATGCATTAAAATGAGGTTCTCTTGGACTCACTCCCTTTTAAATAAGGTGTTTTGTCCTGAGTCGAGTCACCGGCAAATGGAAAATAAGCGGAAGTTTTCCGGTTAAATGCAGAATGATGCTTGTTTTGGGGTAAATAAGGGAAGGTATTCCGATTATGCAAAGCAAAAGCTCCCTTTTTCGTATTTTTTGTGGCAATAGGCGGAATCTCTCCGTCTATTTAAGCCTTTTTTAATAATAATTACTAAATAAGCGAAATTTTTCCGTCTATTTTTCAACTTAGGTACTTTGCCTTCTCCCTCTACCGATAAGTACGAACCTTCAATACTCAAAACGGCATTACGAATGACAGAAGACTTGACATGATTGCTATGCCAAAGGTCAAAATCCATCACGCATCTCACCACAAAATTATATTTTTCAATATGTGTTCTCAAATGTTCTGCAATTTTTGGGTCATCCTCAACAATCATAATTTTTTGCATCATTATTCACTCCTTGTATCAGATACCATTATGGCACAATAGGCTTAAAGTCAGCCATATTTATCTCGTTACTGTCCATTAGCAAATTCAATAATAATAAAAAACCAACACTATCCCTCTTTCTTCCGCCTTACTTTATGCAAGAAAAAAGGTCAGTACGTATTATAACGAAATGTGACTTCGTTATAATACGCCTAACCTTTTCATCCGATACTTATTGGAGCATACTATTCGATCTTTTACTTTAAATGATCCTCTACATATTTTTTTGCATCATCTTGTAGTTTCTTATATTGAATAGCTTCTTCTTCGTAATAAGTCTTTTCTCCAACCTCGAAGCTTTCAATTGCATCCCAATCTATAGATACCACTGCATGAAAAACATAAGTGGCATTTCCAATTAAATCAATTCGATATTGATTATCTTGATGATGAACATAACAACGAACTTTTCCACCATTATTATATACATCAACATAGCGATTTTCTTCGTTATAACCATTTAATATGGATACAAGAGTTGATGCACTCATAGCGGTTCCACATGCATTAGTGAAGCCAACTCCTCTTTCATATGTTCGAACATAAATACTACCTTTTTCTAATATCGAAACAAAGCTAACATTAACTCCGTCTGGAAAATATTCATTTGCACCATTCACATATTTACTTAATATTTCTTGTACATTAGAATCAAGAACATCCTTATTCACAATGGTAATTAAATGCGGATTTGGTACTGCTAAAGCAGTAAATAGCAAATCTTCATGCAGTCCTGGAATTTTCTCATTCAGTAGTGTATCTGTTTCTACATACAATGGAAGATCTTTAGTTTGAAAGGAAACGGGTGATATTTCTACCAAATAGGTAGGAATATTAGGATAAATTTCTGCTTCATTTTTCACTTCTAAATTAGCTTTCATCGTTTCAATCAAAGCCTCTTCCACTTGAAGCAATTCACATACATAACGAGCAACACAACGAATGCCATTTCCACACATAGATGCCTCTGATCCATCTGCGTTAAACACTCTCATTCTTGCATCAGCTACTTGACTTGGCATTACATAAAGGATTCCATCTGCACCTAAGGAAGATGTTCTGTTGCATAGTGCTTTAGCTAATTCTGCTCTTTCTTCTTCTGAAAATTGATAAGCATCTGAAATCTCATCTATAATTAAAAAATCATTTCCACTACCATGACATTTTGTAATTTTAATATTCATTTTCCCAATTCCTCCAAGATAATTTCAATCTTCTTTCATTTTACTGTTCCTGTTCCTAACCTGCAATCAATTCTTACTATTATAAAAAATGAATAATAACAAAAAAGCCTTAACAACTTTTTAGTAATGTCGTTAAGGCTTCATATAAATGGTCACCCTGATGCTTCCATCTAAATACCGTTAGCTGCTAATAGGGGGAAAATTCATTTTTTTCTATAGGCTGTTTTCTAAAAGATTGTTGCTATCTCAATAGAAAAAATCAATTAATGAGGATATCTGAGCAGCCTGAATACACGTAGACTCCCTCCGGAAAAGTTGATATACCAACGTTTGTAGTTGATTATTTGTGAAATAAAAAATTTTTTTTAAACTTATTTCAGACTTATCACAGGTGGTTTTGCCCATTATTTTAAATAACTGGAAAATAAGAGGACGCTACGCTAGAGTCAATAGGAATTAATTAACAAATGTACATTATTCGATGCACTTTGGTCTCTACTATTCTTATGAGAACGTACCCTCCCATGTCTCTTAGCGTCGCGCGCTTACATTCCTTCGTTTGGTCTCATCATAAGGTAGAGGCTGGCATTCTGCTCCTGTATGGACTCTAAGTCGTATGTCTTTTTATAAGCCAGCTATTGTGTCATCTTGTGAATAACTGTTTAATTAAGCTCTACCTTGGATAAGTTTGGGTTGGAGTACGGAAAGATCCTTTCTCATCCGTTCTCCATCAAATAAAACTTTATGGTGACTTAACCCATGAAAAACTTTCAATAGTTTACTACAGAGTATAACAAGTGCCTCTTTTTTCTTTAGTGGATTATTTGTCCTAGTAATATAATATTGATATAAATCGTGAAAGACCTTATTGTTTCGGATTAAAGGTAGTACTGCCCGATAGAGAAGAGATCGTAGCTTTCTTCTTCCTCGCTTTGAAAGACTTTTTCGACCAATATACTCTCCAGAAGAATTATCTCGTAATGTTAATCCCGCTAATTTTATGAGCTGGCGTGGATGTTGATAGTTCTGGAGAGATCCTACTTCTGACAGTAAATCAATCACTGTCTCTTCCCCAATACCTGGAACCGATAAGAGATAGTGGAATTCTGCTAGGTTTTCCACCATTTCTTTTAACTCTTGATTCACTATTTCTAACTGATTTGTATATAGTTCATATTTTTGTATCAACATAACAATTTCCATTCGTGCCATTTCAACGCCTTCTTTTAAGCCGATGGATTGTTCTGCAGCCTTTATTAACTTGGCTATTTTGGGTCTTGCTGGATAGGCAAGATGTTCTTTATCTCGGTAGAAAGTGATCAACTCTTCTACTTCCCGTCCTACTAAGTCTACTGGTAAAGGCGTCTGTTTTAACACCGCACAGGCATTCTTTCCTAACTCTTTAAAAGCAGTATGAAATTCAGGGAAATACCGGTCTGTCCATCGAATGATCTGGTTTTTTACTTTCGCTATTTCTTTCTTCACACTCCCCCGAATAGAAGATCCTTGTCTAAGTTCTGCTTCTATTCCTTCCAGCTTGCGAATGTGACTAAAATAGCCGTTTGTGATTAATTTGGCAATAACTCTCGCATCTTTCTTATCATTCTTAGTTTGGAGATTGTCATCCAATTCCTTCGATCGTTTTACATGTAAGGGATTGACAATGACGTAACGAATGCCTTTGGAGGCAAGAAATGCAGCGAGATTCATCCAATAATGACCAGTAGGTTCAAAACCAATCAAAAGATCCTTTTTTTGATGTTTTTTCAACAATTGATGTAAGTGAATATAAAATTGTTGAAAGCCTTGATTAGACTGTTGGACGGAGAATGATTTACTTAATTCCCGTCCTCTATCATCCACTGCACAAGCATAATGAGTTCTTTTGGCTATATCAATGCCCAAGATAAGAGTAGAATTAGTGACTTGATTTATTCGTTGATTACGATTATTATTCATAGTAGATTCTCCTTGATGCGTATTGATTGGCGTTGATACATGCATCATATCGGAGGATCTTTTTTTATGCAAGCCCCTAAAACTAACCTCACAGGAATGCTCCTGTGGGATTAGCGAGACAGCCTGAGACCCTGCAGGCGGAAGCAGACCGCGGCTCAGCGCGAGCCCCACGGAAAGCGGAGTGTATTCAGGCTGCGGCTCATAGCAACAAACTTTACGAAAACAGCCTTTCTATAAAAAGCTTGAACTTAATTAAGAGGATATATCAACATTATAAATAATCATCATCCAAAAGCTTCTTTGCCCACGAAATGGATTCTGCATATACTTTAAATAATTCTTTTTCCGGAATATTTAAGTCTTTACAACCATGACCAATACTTGTCCAGTCAGCCGTTTCCGCAGCAATTACCAATTGAAGCACATCTCGTTGGATATTTTTCTCTCCTGATAATGCTTGAACAATCGTTTCATCTAATGGTAAATCGGAAAGAATCTCTTTCCTCTCTCTATTCATAATAGTATCCATAAGAGAAAACATTCCTGTTAAAAAAAAACTGCCATATTCCAATCTTCCTGGAATTAGCTTTGCTACCGATTCACACATTTTGGAACGGATTAAACAATTATGCATAACTTCAAAAGAGATACCATTCTTCCAATTATTTTCACGAATAGTTAGGATGTAAATCCATTTTTGAAGCTCTATAAGCCCAATATAAATAATGGCATGTTTAATACTAGTCACTTTTTGTTTCATCCCATAACCTAGTGTATTTATTAATTTTAATAGTTTATAGGACAAGGATATATCCTGTTCAATTAATTTTGATATACGATCAATATTTGGACTTTCATCATTCAACAGTTCCAATATTTTGAAATACGTATGAATATAAATTGGCACATCATGAGAAGTCATAATCAACGGTCTTGAAAAATAGTAGCCTTGAAAATAATGATAGCCACTGTTTTTAGCTTGTTCATAATCCTCTCTCGTTTCAAGTTTTTCAGCAATCAATTCAATTTCATGTTTTTTTGCCAACGTTTCCAATTCTGTCCGTAGCTCCATTGTCGTTTGCTGGAAATCGACTTTAATCATATCTGCTAGTAGTAATAACGAGTAGGAGTATCGATTGCTTTTGTCAAAAATAAAATCATCTAAGGCTAATTTATAGCCTAATTGTTTAAGTTCTAAACAAATATCGATTATTTTTTGACTAGGGATAACTGTTTCTAGAATTTCTATTACAATATCCCTTGGTTGAAAATATGTAGGTAGCCTTAATTCTAATAAATTTTCTGTAAAATTAATGAAACAAGGCTTTCCATCTGACAGTTTATCCATTCCAATATTAAAGAAACTATTAATAAGGACGTCCGTAGTCGCCTGATCACCATTCACATTTGGAAATGAATTGATATTATTCTGTCTATAAAGTAATTCATATCCATAAACTTCTTCCATTCGATTAAATAGTGGCTGTCTCGCCACAAAAACTTCCATTCCTTTACCTCCGTCAATCTATTTATTGTCATTTTAATAAATTTACAAGCAGAAGGTTGTCGAACCTTGAGTGTTAGATAACAAATTTTATCGATTTAATTGTCTTATTTTGATTTATTTTAGGGGTATCTAAGTTGCAGTTTATAAATGATGATAAGAACCATCCTTTATGATGGCTTTTAGTATGTATACTAACAAGCCATCATAAAGAAGAAATACCTTCTAACATAAAGGATGGAACTTTGTCTTTGATTAATGTGTATATTGAAGAACAAAATTAATCAAAAACAGTGAGGATATAAAATACAAAGGTAGTGAAACTTCTTTCGCTTTACCTAATGCTATTTTCAAAATTGGGTAAAGAATAAATCCTATTGCCATCCCATCAGCGATACTGTAGGTAAATGGAATCATGGCGATAATAAAGAAACTCGGAAAACTTTCACTTAAATCCTTTAAATCCAGGTTACGGATATTTTGTAGCATTAATCCTCCAATAATAATTAAAATCGGCGCTATAGCACTGTCTGAAATTAACTTAATGACAGGGATAATAAACGCAGAACAAAGAAATAAAATTCCTGTTGTTACCGCTGTCAACCCAGTTCTTCCACCTGCAGTCATACTTGCAGAGCTTTCCACTGTTGCTACAGTTGGACTTGTGCCAAAAAAACTGGAAAGAAATACAGAAATAGAATTAGCTCGAAAAGCTTTTGTAAAACGTTCTGGTCTATTAATATTTTGCACATGATTATTTACCAGTCCAATATTCTCAAAAACAAGCACCATTGTTAGAGAAAATACAGCAATCCAGAATGGAATCGTTAGTAGTTTATCAAAAGACATATGGCCAAA from Niallia sp. FSL W8-0635 carries:
- a CDS encoding MIP/aquaporin family protein gives rise to the protein MSAFMGEVIGTMILIVFGGGVVAGGNLKKAFSNGGGWIVVTLAWGLAVTMGVFAVGSISGAHLNPAVTIALAITGDFAWNQVGPYILAQMFGAFLGACIVYLHYLPHWGATKDPGAKLAVFSTGPAIPHTFSNLLSELIGTFMLVLGLLFIGANSFTEGLNPIAVGLLIVVIGMSLGGTTGYAINPARDLGPRIAHFVLPIAGKGTSNFRYAWIPVVGPILGGSLAAIVYTYLFKGVILSSFWVVLAINAIVLLLAFFMTKEESKSMNQKAA
- a CDS encoding glycerol-3-phosphate responsive antiterminator, with product MNQHIIPASSNMKEFEAFLKSDYEIGVFLEVHISQLKHISLLAKKANKKMIYHVDLIQGLKSDDFGTEFICQEFKPYGVISTKSSVILKAKQKNVVAIQRVFLLDSHAIAKSLKLVQRTNPDYIEVLPGMMPWMITEIKKRINVPILAGGLIRTKEDVRKAIEAGATSITTSKKELWEEIKSKGNK
- a CDS encoding phosphatase PAP2 family protein; the encoded protein is MERKITLKYIMMMIAIILVFSSIFYVIAKLVSSSDILSFDNTIIDFIQSYISEDLTIWVERVTFLGSVSFITTAILIITILLLWRKKYALAIFFITANGLGALLNKLLKWFFKRERPDILPVIIEKGYSFPSGHSMGSLIFFGSCAYLCIHIVKSTGSKIIAYIIACLFIVLIGVSRIYLGVHYPTDVVGGYSIGIAYSAICILAFRLYEFRTKR
- the ku gene encoding non-homologous end joining protein Ku; protein product: MHTMWKGNISFGLVSIPIKLHSAIEDKDIKLRTLHKACHAPIKYEKKCSACEKEVGPEEIVKAYEYAKGKYVVLDEEDLEKLRKENEDKSVEIIDFVKMEEIDPIYFEKCYYMSSGEGGNKAYALLRQALLETGKVGIAKIIIRSKEQLAIIRVYENTLVMETIHFPDEVRKVEDVPNVPAVNQIEKKELETAILLIDQLTTEFTPDKYTDEYRTALLELIEAKKAGEEVVTGTDKQQKSNVMDLMAALQASIDNTKPQKIEEKKKKTTRKKVAKEA
- the ligD gene encoding DNA ligase D, giving the protein MYTASFFISNYHKKTESFGVSVRLNKEIIAVGSFKKGLKEEEKTALLDIIKEHYKDQDEDFYHMDPGICVELHFASFKNQKLINPVFSKFLFNQNWQECTLEHLLASDSTTVTHPDKPLFPDLNITKLDYIFYLKEVSPYFLPFLKNRLLTTIRFPHGMFGESFYQKQCPDYAPTFIETYRKEDIEYIVCNNIETLLWLGNQLAFEFHIPFETIYSNSMPSEIVFDLDPPSSNHFHMAIEAAKVLQKILDRLQLLSFLKISGNKGIQVYLPLPEKTFSYEEVRLFTEFIAHYMIEEKPELFTIERLKKNRKNRLYIDYIQHSEGKTIISPYSIRGNKGGYVACPIEWKELTNNLHPSQFSMTVVLQRLEKGINPFSTYFEAKEKQPFRQVLDVLTKTQK
- a CDS encoding ATP-dependent DNA ligase, with product MKPIKPFEPILTDVIPKGDQWIAQVKWDGTRIITYYDGDKTLLFNRKKNERTQQYPELLQTSSYIRLKNCILDGEVIAFQDGKPSFYEVMKRDRVRNVARVNRLQEEVPITYMIFDILYADDQWLLDKPLHERQCILQESIIENEVIRLVESFSDTDGLFKVCEEHHLEGIVCKDLESTYVLDGKDARWRKRKKEQDLIAVVGGVTLKNKTVHSLHLGLFDKVGNLIYIGSAGSGKLTAKDWRAITKAIEEIVIKDNPFFHSIDVKDGVWLRPALTVKISFLEWTDGRTLRHPVIESFVTVPIEECKLE
- the dapF gene encoding diaminopimelate epimerase; the encoded protein is MNIKITKCHGSGNDFLIIDEISDAYQFSEEERAELAKALCNRTSSLGADGILYVMPSQVADARMRVFNADGSEASMCGNGIRCVARYVCELLQVEEALIETMKANLEVKNEAEIYPNIPTYLVEISPVSFQTKDLPLYVETDTLLNEKIPGLHEDLLFTALAVPNPHLITIVNKDVLDSNVQEILSKYVNGANEYFPDGVNVSFVSILEKGSIYVRTYERGVGFTNACGTAMSASTLVSILNGYNEENRYVDVYNNGGKVRCYVHHQDNQYRIDLIGNATYVFHAVVSIDWDAIESFEVGEKTYYEEEAIQYKKLQDDAKKYVEDHLK
- a CDS encoding IS110 family transposase, translated to MNNNRNQRINQVTNSTLILGIDIAKRTHYACAVDDRGRELSKSFSVQQSNQGFQQFYIHLHQLLKKHQKKDLLIGFEPTGHYWMNLAAFLASKGIRYVIVNPLHVKRSKELDDNLQTKNDKKDARVIAKLITNGYFSHIRKLEGIEAELRQGSSIRGSVKKEIAKVKNQIIRWTDRYFPEFHTAFKELGKNACAVLKQTPLPVDLVGREVEELITFYRDKEHLAYPARPKIAKLIKAAEQSIGLKEGVEMARMEIVMLIQKYELYTNQLEIVNQELKEMVENLAEFHYLLSVPGIGEETVIDLLSEVGSLQNYQHPRQLIKLAGLTLRDNSSGEYIGRKSLSKRGRRKLRSLLYRAVLPLIRNNKVFHDLYQYYITRTNNPLKKKEALVILCSKLLKVFHGLSHHKVLFDGERMRKDLSVLQPKLIQGRA